CGGGGTGCTGGAGCCGTGAGCCCATCTCGGTCACCGATAGGCTCGAGGTGTTGGTCGCCAGGACGCACTCGGCGCCGACGACGGCCTCGACCTCGGCGAACACCTGCTGCTTGACGGCCATCTCCTCGAAAACGGCCTCGATCACCAGGTCGGCGTCGGCGAAGCCCGCCTTGTCGACCGAGCCCGTGACGAGCCGGCTCAGGCGACGCAGCCGGTCGGGGGACAGTCGTCCCTTGCCGGCGAGCTTCTCGAGCTCGGCGTGCACGTAGCCGACGCCCTGGGCCAGCCTGGCCTCGTCGACGTCGGTCAGCACGACCGGCACCTGCAGGCGCTGCACCACGAGCAGGGCCAGCTGCCCGGCCATGAGCCCGGCACCGACGATGCCGACCTTGGTCACCGTCCGGGCCAGGGAGCGGTCCGGGGCACCCGCGGGGCGCTTGGCCCGCTTCTGGACGAGGTCGAAGGCGTAGAGCCCGGCGCGCAGCTCGTCGCTCATGATGAGGTCGGCCAGGGCGTCGTCCTCGGCGGCGAAACCCTCCTCGCGGGTCGCGGTGCGAGCCGCGGCGAGCAGGTCGAGTGCGACGTACGGGCTGCGCGCCTGACGGCCGGTCTTCGCGTCGGCCAGCGCCCGGGCCTTGGCGACGGCCGCGGACCAGGCGGCCTCGTCACGGTCGACGCCGGGTCGCTCGACGACGACCTCGCCGCCGAGCACGCGCGCGGCCCACGCGACCGACTCCTCGATGAAGTCGGCGGGCTCGAGCAGCACGTCCGACAGGCCGAGGCGGTGGGCCTCGGGCCCCTTGAGCATGCGGTTCTGGGCCAGCGGGTTCTCGACGACGACGGTGAGCGCCCGCTCGATGCCGACGAGGTTCGGCAGGCGCCAGCAGCCGCCCCAGCCGGGGACGAGGCCGAGGAAGACCTCGGGCAGCGCGACGGCGGGGACACCGGCGCTCATCGTGCGGTACCTCGCCGAGAGGGCGAGCTCGAGCCCGCCGCCCATGACCGCGCCGTTGACGAACGCGAAGGTCGGCACCGGCAGGTCCTCGAAGGCGGCGAAGGCGGCGTGCCCGGCCCGGGCGATCTCGAGCGCCTGCTCGCGCGCCGTGACGTGGGGGACGCCCGACAGGTCTGCCCCGACGGCGAAGACGAACGGCTTGCCGGTCACCGCGACCGCGGTGATCTCGGCCGCGGCGGCCCGGCGGTGCAGGGCCTCGAGCACCGACGCCAGCTCGGCGAGGGACGCGGGGCCGAACGTGTTGGGTCGCGTGTGGTCGTGCCCGTTGTCGAGGGTGATGAGCGCCAGCGTGCCGGCACCGCCGGGCAGCGCGACGTCGCGCACCAGACTGTGGGTGACGACCTCGGTCGCAAAATCGGTTGCGCTGCTGGGCTTCTCGGTGGTCGCGGTCACGCGACGACCTCCTTCGCGTCGGAGTCGGTGCTGGCCCGGTAGGCCTCGTGGTGCGGGTTCTCCCAGACGACGGCGCCGCCCATGCCGATGCCGATGCACATGGCGGTGAGGCCGTACCGCACCTCGGGGTGCGCCTCGAACTGGCGGGCCAGCTGGGTCATCAGGCGCACGCCCGAGCTGGCGAGCGGGTGCCCGGTCGCGATGGCGCCGCCGTACTCGTTGACGCGCGGGTCGTCGTCGGCGATCCCGAAGTGGTCGAGGAAGGCGAGCACCTGCACGGCGAAGGCCTCGTTGAGCTCGAAGAGGCCGATGTCCTCGATGCCGAGACCGGCCTTGGCCAGTGCCTTCTCGGTGGCGGGCACCGGCCCGACACCCATGACCTCGGGCTCGACGCCGACGTAGGCGAACGAGACGAGGCGCATGCGCACGGGCAGCCCCAGCTCGGCGGCGGCCTCCTCCGACGCGAGCAGGCAGGCGGTCGCGCCGTCGTTGAGCCCGGCGGCGTTGCCGGCGGTGACGTTGCCGTGCGGCCGGAACGGCGTCTTGAGGGCGGCGAGGTCGTCGACGGTCGTCCCGGGCCGCGGCGGCTCGTCGACGGTGGCCAGCCCCCAGCCCTGCTCCGCGTGCCGGGTGGCCACGGTGACGAGGTCGGGCTGGATGTGGCCGTCGGCGTACGCCTTCGCGAGCTTGTCCTGGCTGCCGACGGCGAAGGCGTCGGCGCGCTCCTTGGTCAGGTGCGGGAAGCGGTCGTGGAGGTTCTCGGCGGTCTTGCCCATGACGAGGGCGTCGGGGTCGACGACGCGCTCGGCGACGATGCGCGGGTTGGGGTCCACGCCTTCGCCCATCGGGTGGCGGCCCATGTGCTCGACGCCTCCGGCGATGGCGACGTCGAGCGCCCCGAAGGCGATCGAGGACGCCGTCGTCGTGACGGCCGTCATGGCGCCCGCGCACATGCGGTCGACAGAGTAGCCGGGCGTCGTGTTCGGCAGGCCGGCCAGAAGCGCGGCCGTGCGCCCCAGGGTCAGGCCCTGGTCACCGATCTGGGTCGTGGCGGCGACCGCCACCTCCTCGACGCGCTCCTTCGGCAGGGACGGGTGTCGGTGCAGCAGCTCGCGGATGCAGCGCACGACGAGGTCGTCGGCGCGGGTCTGGGCGTACATGCCCTTCTCACCCGCCTTGCCGAAGGGGGTGCGGACGCCGTCGACGAAGACGACCTCTGAGAGCGGACGGGGCACGGTGCCTCCAATGACGACGGGCGGACACCGGCATCCTACTTCTCGGTAACTTGGATGCCGGTCGCACCCGTCCGCGCCCGTCGTGGCGGTCGTCACACCGCCGGGGTGTCAGCCCGCGAGCACCGGGTGCTCGCGGCAGGCGAGCGAGATGAGCGGCGCCGTGATCGTCGTCTGCCAACGCCGGGCACCGAGCGCCTGCAGCGCGGCGGCGACGTCGTCGGTCGTCGGGGCGGCCGGTCCGTCCCAGAGGAAACGGCGCAGCAGGTCGGGTGTCAGCAGGTTCTCGACCGGCACGGCGAGCTCGCCGCTGACGGCGGTGAGCAGCTCGCGCGCGCGGGCCACCCGGGCGGCGGCCACCGGGTCGCGGTCGGCCCAGGCCTTGATCGGCGGCGGGCCGGAGGGCGGCAGCGTGAGCGGGGGCAGGTCGGACTCCGGCAGCTCGAGCGCCCGGGTGAGGGCCGCGAGCAGGGCGTCGTGGTGCCGCCGGATGGACCGGGCCAGACGCCCGTCGGGGGAGGACAGCGACCGTGGTGGCTTCGTCGCGCGCTGGTTGGCGATGGCGATCTCGCTGATGGCGGCGTCGGGCACGACCCGGCCCGGCGCGACGTCGCGGTCACGGGCGATGCGGTCGCGCTCGAGCCAGAGCTCGTGCACGACCGCGAGGCCACGGCGCCCCCGCACCTTGTGCATGCCGGACGTCCGCCGCCACGGGTCGACCCGTGGCTCGGGCCCGGTGAAGCCGAGCAGGCTCTCGAACTCCTCGGCCGCCCAGGCGGCCTTGCCCTGCGCCTGCAGGTCGGCGGCGACGGCGTCACGCAGGCGGCCGAGCACCTCGACGTCGAGGGCGGCGTAGAGCAGCCACGGCTCGGGCAGCGGCCGGGTCGACCAGTCGACGGCCGAGTGCTCCTTGGCGAGTGACAGCCCGAGGTAGTGCTCGACCATCGCGCCGAGGCCGACGCGGGGGAGTCCGGCGAGGCGGCCGCCCAGCTCGGTGTCGAACAGCGCCTTGGGGCGGAGGTTCACCTCGGTGAGGCAGGGGAGGTCCTGGGTCGCCGCGTGCAGGATCCACTCGGCGTCGCCGATCGCGTCCTGTACCGGGCTGAGGTCGGGGCACGTGATGGGGTCGATGAGGAAGCTGCCGGAGCCCTCACGGCGCAGCTGCACGAGGTAGGCGCGCTGCCCGTACCGGTAGCCCGAGGCGCGCTCGGCGTCGACCCCGATCGGGCCGTGACCCTCCCGGATGCGGCGGGCGACCTCGTCGAGGCCGCGCTCGGTCGAGACGACGTCGGGTACGCCGTCGCGCGGGTGGGTCAGGGCGACGAGCGGTGGGGTGAGCGACTGGGCGACCGGCTCGGCCTCGGCGGCCGACGCGGCACCCGACCCAGCGGAGTGTTCGGCGCCCGGCTGACCGGCATCCGGCTCGACTGAGTCGATGACGGGCTCGGCGACGTCGGGTTCGAGGGCGACGGGACGGGCGGCGGGTTCGGTCACCGGCGCTGCCCCGGCAGCGGGACGACGCCGTCGGGGAGGGGCGGGATGCCGCCGACCGTGCACAGCATGTCGGCCCAGGCGCGCAGGTGGTCGGTGACCGCACCCTCGGCGGGCGACCACGAGGCGCGGATCTCCATCTCGACGCTCGCCTCGCGCTCGGCCAGACCGGCGAAGCTCTCGGAGACGACGCGGGTCACGGTGCCGGCCTCGGCCGCCCACGTGAGGTCTCGCGCCGCGAGCGACTCGGTGAGCCACGACCAGCCGACGGCCCCGAGCATGGGGTCACCGGCGAGCTCGGGCTCGAGCTCGGCCCGGGCGAAGGTGACGATGCGCCAGGCACCCTCCCAGGCCTCGGGACAGGAGGGGTCGTGCAGCAGCACGAAACGACCGGTGGCGAGGTCCTCGTCGGGGTCGGTCGGGTCGATGACGTCGGCGGTGAGGGCGGCCGCGTGGGGCGCGATGCGCGTCGGCGCGGGCACCTCGGTCAGGCGCACCTCGGCCCGGAGCCGGACGTCGCGCAGCGACGACAGCGTCCTGGCGAACACCGCGCCGTGGCCCGGCATCGTTCTCGTGTGCACCCGACGACGATAAGCCGGGGCGGCGCGATCTGTCCTCAGGGCGCGCCGACGGCGCGTCCGGGCGCGACACGCCGACGTGGCACCATGGACCGGTGCCGACGACAGCCCCGACGACCCCGCGTGACCTGACCAGAGACAGCGACCTCGTCAGGGCGGCCCGGCGGCAGGACGTCGGTCGCACGCCGGTCTGGTTCATGCGGCAGGCCGGGCGCTCGCTGCCCGAGTACCGCGCCGTGCGCGAGGGCATCCCGATGCTCGAGTCGTGCATGCGCCCCGAGCTCGTCACCGAGATCACCCTGCAGCCGGTGCGCCGGCACGGGGTCGACGCCGCCATCTTCTTCAGCGACATCGTCGTCCCGCTCAAGGCCGTGGGGGTCGACCTCGACATCGTCCCGGGCGTCGGGCCCGTCGTGGCCGCCCCGGTGCGCACCCGCGCCGACCTCGACCGCCTGCCCGAGCTGACGCCCGACCACGTCCCCTACATCACGGATGCCGTCGAGCAGCTGACGCGTGAGCTCGGCCCGACCCCGCTCATCGGGTTCGCCGGCGCCCCCTTCACGCTGGCGTCCTATCTCGTCGAGGGCGGCCCGTCGAAGAACCACGAGCGCACCAAGGCCCTCATGCACGGCGACCCCGAGCTGTGGGCCGACCTGTGCGCCCGGCTGGCCCAGATCTCCGGCGCCTTCCTGCGGGTGCAGGCGTCGGCCGGCGCGAGCGCGGTGCAGCTGTTCGACTCGTGGGTCGGGGCGCTCTCGCGTGCCGACTACGTGGCCCACGTGCAGCGTCACTCGGCGGCCGCGCTCGCGGCCGTGGACGACCTCGACGTGCCGCGCATCCACTTCGGTGTCGGCACCGGCGAGCTGCTCGACCTCATGGGGGAGGCGGGTGCCGACGTCGTGGGCGTCGACTTCCGGGTGTCGCTGTCCGACGCCACGCGTCGGCTCGGCCCGTCCTACGCGGTGCAGGGCAACCTCGACCCGGCCCTGCTCTTCGCGCCCTGGCCGGCGCTCGAGCGCCGGGTGCGCGAGATCGTCGAAGAGGGTCGGCAGGCGCCGGGCCACATCTTCAACCTCGGCCACGGCGTGCTGCCCGACGTCGACCCCGACGTGCTGACGCGGGTGACGGCGCTCGTGCACGAGTGCTCCACCCGCTCATGACGACGACCGCGTCGAGTAACGAGACCGCGGCGGCGACCAGCCCGTCGGTCGCCCGCTCCAGCCTGACCATGTTCGGCGGGTCGGTGGCCTCGAGGGTGCTCGGTGTCGTGCGCAACGGGCTGCTCACCGCCATCGTCGGGGCCGGGCTCGCGGGCGACGCCTTCTCGATCGCGAACACCCTGCCGAACGTGCTCTACGTGCTGGCGGCGGGCGGCATCCTCAACGCCGTTCTCATCCCGGCCCTGGCCCGCGCGATGAAGCTCGACGACGGCGGGCAGGAGTTCACCGACCGCGTCATCACGGTCGCGCTCGTCGGCATGGCCGTCATCACCGCGGTCGTCATGGCGGGCGCCGGGCTCTTCGTCACCCTGCTCGCCGGCGAGCAGAGCCCCGACTTCAAGCGCCTCGCGATCGCCTTCTCGCTCATCTGCCTGCCGCAGATCTTCTTCTACGGACTCTTCGCCCTGCTGGGCCAGATCCTCAACGCCCGCGGGCGGTTCGGGGCCTTCGCCTGGGCTCCCTTCGTCGCCAACGTCGTCGCGGTGCTCGGGCTGCTCACCTTCCTCGTCGTGCATCCCAAGCCCGGCCCCCGCCCGGGCAGCCCGCCCGGGGCGCCGCTCGAGCCGACGCAGTGGACGCCCGGCATGATCTGGCTCTTCGCCGGGTCGGCGACGCTGTCGGTCGTCGTGCAGGCGCTGTGGCTCGTGCCGGCCCTGCGCCGCACCGGGTTCCGCTACCGGCCGCGCTGGGGGCTGCGCGGCGTCGGACTCGGCGGTGTCAGCCGCCTCGCGCTCTGGGCCTTCACGGGCCTCGCCGTCTCGCAGCTCGGCTTCTTCATCTCGCAGGGCACGCTGAACCGGGCCACCGCGGAGGCCAAGGAGATCGGGCTGGGCGAGGTCGCGCGCGGTCCCGCGGCATCCGGCATCGCCTTCACCCTGTTCATGCTGCCGCACGCCTTCATCACGGTGTCCGTCATCACCGCGCTGTTCCCGCGGTTCTCCAGGGCCGCCGCCGACGGTGACCGCGAGCAGCTGGGGCGCGACTTCCGTACCGGTCTCGTCATGCCGCTCGTCGCGACCGTGCCGGTCATGGTCGGGGTCATGGTGCTCTCGCGCCCGGTCGTGGCGCTGCTCAACCCCGGGATCGACCAGCGCTCGGTCGACGTCGCCGCCGCGACGCTCGTCATCATGATCCTCGGCATCGTGCCGTTCGGCGTCGACCTGCTCTGCTACCGCATGTTCTTCGCCCTCGAGGACGGCCGCCCGACCGTGCTCATGCAGGTGCTGCTCACCGGCACGAGCGCCGTGGCCGCCCTGCTGACGCTGCGCTTCAGCCCCGTCGCGGCCATCGGCATCATGGCCATGGGCCAGACCGTCGGCAACGTGATCAGCTCGGGCACCGGGCTCATGCTGCTGCGACGTCGTCTCGGCACTCTCGGGCTGACGGTCGTCGTCGACACCGTGGCCCGCATCGGGGTCGCTGCCGCCGTCGCCGGTCTCGTCGCCTGGGGCGCCACGATGGTCGTCGAGCCCTTCACCGTCGGCTCGGTCGAGTCGGGGGCGTCCGTGCTGCGCCGCATGTTCGCCAGCGCCGTCGAGATCGGCCTCGTGGGGCTCGTGCTCGTCGTGGTCTACCTGCTCGTCGCGCACGCCCTGAAGGTGCGCGAGGTGCGCCAGCTCACCGCCATGGTGCGCTCGCGCGTCGCCGGCTGACCCCGCAGGGCCGCGACGCCGGCGAGTAGCGTCATGGGCATGCCAACCGCCAGTGCCACCTTCACGACATCCGACTTCGAGGTCACCGACTTCGTCCCCGACGTGACGACCGCCCTGCCCACCGGCCACCTCCGGATGCGCAAGGTCTACACCGGCGAGGTCGCGGGGAGGAGCGTCACGCAATTCACCTCCGCCTTCGACCAGGCGAGCGGGGTGGGTACCTACGTCGCCCTCGAGTCCTTCGAGGGAGCCGTCGAGGGGCGTACCGGCTGCTTCAACTTCGTCCACGCGGCGTCGACGAGTGGCCAGGACCGAGCCGACGAGTACGGCCTCATCGTCCGGGGCAGTGGCACGGGGGCGCTGGTGGGCATCTCGGGTACCGTCTCGCTCACGATCGACGACGAGGGCGCGCACCACATGACGTTCGACTACGCCATCCCGGACGACGCGCCGCGGCGGGCCGAGTGAGGCGCGTCGCCGTCGTCGGTGGTGGCATCAGCGGGCTCGCCGCCGCGTGGGAGCTGGTCAGCCACCCGGATGCCGTGGGGTCCCTCGAGGTGACCGTCTTCGACGCCGCCCCTGCCGTCGGCGGCAAGCTCGCCCTCGCCACGGTCGGGGGAGTGACCCTCGACGTCGGGGCGGAGTCGATGCTGGCCCGGCGGCCGGAGGGCGTCGCCCTCGCCACCGAGGTCGGCGCCGGCGACCGCATCACGCACCCCGCCCGGGTCTCGGCCTCGATCGTCTCCGGCGGGCGGCGGTGGCCGATGCCGTCGGGAACCTTGATGGGAGTCCCGTCCGAGATCGACCGCGTGCGTGGGCTGCTCACCGACGAGGAGGCCGACCGCGCTGCCGCAGAACGGATCTCACCGGTGCACGGGGACGTGTCCGTCGGCGATCTCGTCGACGCCCGACTCGGACGTGCCGTCACCGACAAGCTCGTCGAACCCCTGCTCGCCGGGGTCTACGCCGGCCACTCGCGCGAAATCTCGGCCGAGCTGGCCGTACCGGCACTGGCGGCCGCCGCGCGCGAGGGGCGGTCCCTCGTCGCGACGGCCCGGGTGGCGGCGAAGGCCGCCTCGGCGACCGCCACCACCGACACGCCAGCGCCCGTGTTCGCCTCTCTCGTGGGCGGACTCGGCACCCTGCCCGGTCTCGTGGTCGACGCTCTTCGGGCCAAGGGGGTGGAGGTGCGCACGTCGACGACGGTGCGGCGCCTGACCCGCCGGGGCGACGAGCTCGTGCTCGTCACCGGGCCGACGACCGACGAGGTGGACCACGTCGTCGACGCCGTGGTGCTGGCCACGCCGGCGGCCGCGACGTCCCGGCTGCTGCGCAAGGAGGCCCCTGGCGCGGCGACCGCGCTGGCCGGCATCCGGTACGCCTCGCTCGCTCTCGTCACCCTCGCCCTCGAGGGGAAGCCGACCGACCTGCTCGAGGGCAGCGGCTTCCTCGTACCGCCCACCGAGCCGCTGACGATCAAGGCCTCCACGTTCAGCAGTGTCAAGTGGCCGTGGCTGGCGCAGGCGCACCCGGGCAGGACGGTCCTGCGGGCCTCCGTCGGCCGCGCTCGCGAGGAGCACGTGCTGCAACGGTCCGACGCCGAGCTGGTCGACGTGGCCCTGGGCGACATCGCGACGGTGCTCGGCCGGCGGCTGCCCGAGCCGGTCGACGTGCACGTGCAGCGGTGGGGTGGGGCCCTGCCGCAGTACGAGGTCGGTCACCGGCAGCGCGTCGAGGTCGCCCGGGCGCCTCTGCCCGGCGTGCACGTGTGCGGCGCGGCCTACGACGGTGTCGGCATCCCCGCGTGCGTCGCGAGCGGGCGGGCCGCCGCCCGGGCAGTGCTCGAGCAGCTGGCGGCGCCCGGGGAGGCCGTGCGCGAGCAGCCCGGACCGCTTGGGATGATGTGACCATGAGCGACAAGCTGACCCCCGCCCGCATGCGCGAGATCAACGACACCATCCGGTACTGCATGTGGTCGGTCTTCGCCGTGGGCGAGCCGCTCGGCGACGACCGCGACAAGCTCGCCGGCGAGCTGGAGACCTTCCTCGCCGAGGTCGAGCAGTCGGGCGTCGTCGTGCGCGGCCTCTACGACGTGGCCGGCCTGCGGGGCGACGCGGACGTCATGGTGTGGTGGCACGCCGAGACCATCGAGGCGCTGCAGCAGGCGTACCACGGCCTGCTGCGCACCGAGCTCGGCAGCCACCTGAGCCCCGTGTGGAGCTCGGCGGCGCTGCACCGCCCGGCCGAGTTCAACAAGAGCCACATCCCGGCGTTCATGGCCGACGAGACGGCCCGCCGCTACGTCTGCGTCTACCCCTTCGTCCGTTCGTACGAGTGGTACCTGCTCGACGACGGCGAGCGTCGCGACCTGCTGCGCGAGCACGGCCAGATGGCCCGCGACTACCCCGACGTGCGCGCCAACACGATCGCCTCGTTCGCCCTGGGCGACTACGAGTGGATGCTCGCCTTCGAGGCCGACGAGCTGCACCGCATCGTCGACCTCATGCGTGACCTCCGCGCGTCCCGGGCCCGTCGCCACGTCCGCGAGGAGATCCCGTTCTACACCGGCCCCAAGGTGGATGCCGGTCAGCTCGTGCGCTCGCTGCGCTGAGTCCGCCCGGGGCGGAACACGTCGACCGTGCAGGCGCCTGCGGCGTAAGCGGTATGACGTGGAGCCCGGCTCGGGCACGCACACTTTGCGGCTGGCGAAAGCTGCAGCTGGGTGCAGCCTAGGCAGTCATCGCATCGCGACCTCACGCCAGTCGGCTTTCACCCTCATGCCGAATAGCGGACGACTACGACTGGTGCCTTCGCGCGTAGCGGCCCGACGGATCCGGAGGATGACGAGTCACGTGAAACCTCCACGCCGCCACCCCCATCCCGAGTGCGTCGACAACTGCGACAACCCACGGCAGCCATAGCCGGCCGGTTGCCTCCCCCGTGTCTTGGAGGACCTCTGCGAGCCAAAAGACCACTGGGGCTGGTTGCGCGAAGAAGAACACCCCCCACGCGATCAGCTCCCCGCGCCGCATGGGCTGCCACTTCACCGACAGAGCCGTTCCCGGCTGGCGAGAAATGCCGCCTGTGGTGATCTATCTCCTCCGACGGCGAGAAGTAGGCCCATGGCAGAAAGAGTGCCAGAACCAGCCTCATCGCTGATGGCGGACGCCCGACTCTGCCGTGACCGCCGCCCTGGTGAGGCGAGTGTCAGCCAGGGCGAAACATGCGTCTGAACAACCGTGCTCGTCGCTCCCACCGCTCCCGTCGCTCTCGCCTCTCGCGCTGGTACGGGTACTCAAACCCCTCGATACTGGGTTCGATCCGGATCATCTCCTGACGGAGCACATGCTCATATGACGCTCGGTCGAACACGAGGTCGGGGAACGTAACGTCGTTCCCAAGCGCGGACGCAGCCTCGTCGTAGTCGGTCTGATGACCGATCGCCTGCCACGTGACCACGTCAGCATCAAAGATGAGCCGGGCAGTCACCGCACCGCATCCGAGATCACCACATTCGGGGCAGGTGTACAGAGAGACGCGGCCGTCCGGTAGATCGCCAGGGGCATCACCCAGCAGTCGCTTGATCGCGGCCACACTCTCGTTTGGCCACGCCTCCTGAATGACCCCGACGAAATCGAGATCCGCAGGCGCATGCTCGACCAACATCGTGAACACCGACGCCCCAGCCATGGTGAAGTCGAGGTACGTGACCGGCGTCTTGCTCTGGCCACCCTCTCCGAAGGTGGTGAATCCCCCCGACGTACGGAGGTCGCGCTCAGCCGGGGTCAACCCGAAAGCACGCCCTGTCACGTCTAAATGTTCTCAGATGCTCCGCTCCGGATGGGCATGCACCGCCCAGACCGACGCCCCACCGCTCCGACTTCGATACGCGTACAAACGCGCGCTACTGCCGTATTAGGAACGATTGTGCCGCCCTGACGCGCAGCCTCGGAACGTTCTCTCAGCTGCGCTGTCAGGTCAGCGTCAGGGGCGCGATCTTCGCTCGTCGAGCCGCCACACGCACCGCGGACTGCAGCGCATCGAGCACGGCTTGTTCGGGCTCGGGGTGAGCGTTTACTTGTGGGTGCAGAGGGACCTCGACCCACAGGTCTCGCCCGTCCAGGCCGCTCGATGGCCGGGTGGCCTCAGGCATGCACACCGCCGAGATGTTCAGGGTCGCCATCCCGGACGCGGCCCACCACTGCTTCACTTCAGGCAGCCGCGCCAGGCCCACGGTCCTCCAGGCCCGCTGGTGCTCCCGCGAGAGTCGCCACGGCTCCCCGTTGATCCAGCCGAGCTCGACGTCGGCCGGGCGCGACGGGTCACTCGTGCTGAAATGCACGACCCGGACTGCCGGTACCTGCGGCTCGGTGGTCAGCGCCAGCGCGTCGAACGGGTTCACTGGCTCAAGGCTGTCGAGGTCGGCGATCAGAAGCGTGTGGCTCAGCTGGAACCCGCCCAGGTCTACGGCCAAGGCCATCGTGGCGCTGCCGGCTCCCTGCCACGTTGGTGCGTCCGGCCCGCGGCGAGAGACGCCGGCATGCACCTTGCGACTTCGTCCGATCGGCTCGTCCTGGCCGCGTCGGGCGATCTCGATCCACGTCTCGTCCGGCGCGCCCACCCGGACCTCGGTCACCAGCCGCGCCCGGTGTCGGCGGTCAGGGGCAGCCTTCCACCGACTGACGAGCCGCTCGACGGGGCCGCGCGCCAACATCTCTGCTGCCAACAGCGGCCACGGTCCCGGGTCCTCACCAGCCAGCGGAGCCAGCTCCTCGCAGGCGCGGCGCAGCACCGTGAAGGCCAACCACCACCGCTGCTCGACACTCAGCCCGGCAACGGCATCCGGCACGGCTACTCCCCCGGATTCGCCGCCTTCCATCAGCTCATCGAACACGGTCAGCTCCAGGGCCTCGGGTGCTTCAACCTCGTCGGCAATCAGGACCTGAACGAGAGAAGACCGTAGCCGAACCTCGTGCGAGACAAGCAAGATCCGCAGTTGGGCCGCAACGACCGCGCCCGCCTTGGCCAAGGCGTCGCCACCGATGGAACCGGCAAGCCAGGGACGACCGACCCGCCCACCATCGGGCCACAACCACGCCCCTCGCACGCCCACACTCACAGCCGCAGTATGAGTCATACGAGGCCCCAGCAGGCCCAAGCGGACATCCGCTCATGCCGCGCATAGGTCAATCCCTAGGCGAGTGCGTTCGTGCCGCGTGGACCGCGCGCAAGGCCTCGACGGCGTGGGCACCCCAATGAATCTCGAAGTTGAATCGCCACTCCCACACCGCGTCGACGACCGTCTCCGGAACGTCCACGAGCGAAAGGCCGCCGCGCAGGTCGCGCCAGATGTCAGCCAGGTCATCGGCGAGAGGCAGGTTGACGACCTCAGGCTCTTGATCGCCGCCGACGTCCATGGAAGTCCAGTAGTCCCCGAGGTCTCCAAGTGTGTGGTTCACCGCGACAAACCGCTCCCGCCACGCCCCGTAGCTGACTTCTCCCGCGTCCACATCTGTCGAGGGCTCGTCGGACGGGAGTTGCACGGCGAGTTCGAGCAACCGGGGCAGCAAGACCGCCAGACGGTCGAGGACCGTATCGCGCGAAAGGGTCTCGACCTGCTCAATGAGACCGCAGTAGGAGCGGGCAACTTCGACGAATGCCTCTAGGGGTTCTGACGGTGGCGGCATGGGCCCATCCTTCGTCATGTCGGCTGTGAGCGTGCGGATGACGACCGCTCATGCCGCTCTCCGGACTGCGTCCGATCATCGTGGCTCAGAGGCCGCACCTGGCATGCCGCGACCTGAGCGCCGCCTTGTGGCGAGCCATGCCCTACGACGGATGTGCCCATCGCCGGTAACTTGAGTGACCAGACGTGCGGGAGCGGAGTGCTGGTGGACAAGGCATCGCGAAAGTTGCCGGAGGGCGTCAGGCTGATCACTCGAGCGCGGACGCAGGTGTACTACTTCGGCCCCGATGAGGATGACGGGTCGTCTGGCGCCATGGTCCCTCGGCGCCCTCTGCCCCACCCGCCCAGTCTCAAAGCCTTCGTGGATGAACCGCGGCGCGACGGTGAGGACCTCGGCTGATCTTCGATGCTGAATCGAGCAGTGTCGGTGGAGCAGGGCTTTAACCCTGCGCTGCCACGTTTTCGGTGTCACGGGCCGCTTAGTTGGTCACGCTCGACCCGCAACACGTGCTGCCGCCGCGGTCGCTGCCACACCTGTTCGCTCGTTTTCCAGCGGTGAGGCACCTACCGCTCATGCCGCGTGGAGGGCGGCTACGCTCGTCCGACTTGCCGCGTGGAAGGGCGC
This is a stretch of genomic DNA from Terracoccus luteus. It encodes these proteins:
- a CDS encoding DUF5063 domain-containing protein, whose amino-acid sequence is MPPPSEPLEAFVEVARSYCGLIEQVETLSRDTVLDRLAVLLPRLLELAVQLPSDEPSTDVDAGEVSYGAWRERFVAVNHTLGDLGDYWTSMDVGGDQEPEVVNLPLADDLADIWRDLRGGLSLVDVPETVVDAVWEWRFNFEIHWGAHAVEALRAVHAARTHSPRD